Proteins from a genomic interval of Coccinella septempunctata chromosome 2, icCocSept1.1, whole genome shotgun sequence:
- the LOC123308184 gene encoding putative gustatory receptor 28a: MCHTLFLRSKAINPRITYFFQADKCLYFVNKLMMLSWNFKITRRLNIFVHQLSHCKVGFTACGLFEIDGTLVFTIIAAATMYLIVTYQFQQGLNKSCNSTLL, encoded by the exons ATGTGCCACACATTGTTTCTGCGGAGTAAAGCTATAAACCCAAGAATTACTTATTTCTTCCAGGCCGATAAATGTCTATACTTCGTGAACAAACTAATGATGCTTTCATGGAATTTCAAAATCACTCGAAGG CTCAATATCTTCGTACATCAACTCAGCCACTGTAAGGTGGGATTTACAGCATGTGGACTCTTTGAGATAGATGGTACTCTGGTTTTTACT ATTATTGCAGCAGCCACAATGTATTTGATAGTTACATATCAATTTCAACAAGGCTTGAATAAAAGCTGTAATAGTACTCTACTTTGA